The sequence TTCATCATCTGGGCCATTTGTCATTATAGTTTGTGCTTGTTGGTTAcctgattgtttgtgtgattagatTGCTTATTTCGTGTCGAGTTGAGATTGCTGGTGAAGCTGCAGCATTACAATATCGGAGGCAACTTGTCGATGAGTTTTTGTCAGAGAGGACAGCCAAACAACGGTCTGCTGCTCAACTGAAAAGCATTCGTGATCGTATTCAGAACTTCATGGCTTTATCAGTGAGTTATATTATGGTGTGTAGTTTTTGTGGTGCAAGTAAagttgatgtgttgtgtagCAAGAGAAACAGTCTCTTATTCAGCTTCTTGTGAAGCAGAACTGTGCTGCAAAGCAGCATAAGGTGTCTCAAAAGGCTGAGGTAAAGAGAGCCTCATAGTCTGTAGTGATATTGCTAGTGTAGTGTTGGATGTCTAGTCTATCTTATAGCTGATTGCCTAGGCAATGATGTAACTGTCTAGcgttacagtgtgtgtgtgtgtgtgtgtgtgtgtgtgtgtgtgtgtgtgtgtgtgtgtgtgtgtgtgtgtgtgtctgtgtctgtgtctgtgtctgtgtctgtgtctgtgtctgtgtctgtgtctgtgtctgtgtgtttgtgtctgtgtctgtgcatgcttgtgtgtgtctctgtctgtgtctgtttgtctgtctgcctgtgtgtctgtgtctgtgtgcgtttgttgAGAGATTTCAAAAAGACAGCAGGACATTTGCAATCTGCAAAAAGttatttgcaaattttttGTTGAGTAAAATAGTGAAACTTACAGTGTTTCGTAGACTCGTCTAGTCATCCCGGTTCTATTATATGCTTCAAACCTTGTAAGACCCAACAAAACATAAGAATGTCGAATAGTTTTCACCTGTGCCACATTTGTTACAttcaagactagcgcgagagaggaCGTGGCTGTTTTGCTCAGTATCAGCATCTTTTGTTTTAGTAtccattttgttatctcacacttgtatgcagtgcaatgaaatcaactgcacatgctcaaaatgtcacatggTCACTACTTTTATTTCGATTGGTCGGCCCAAGTTTCATTTCCAAATATCCGAACATCAAGAAATTTAGTTCGTCTGGTCTTAACGTTTGTGTTATGCCACATTTCCTTTTGATATTGTGAGCAAGTGTGATTTGTTGATCAGTTAATGCAGTACATTCAAGGAACATTGAATGGCCATAGTCATCACATCTCTTCTCTCGGTGCCTCACTACGCGACTGCGTCACACAAGGAGTGAATCGCTTTCTCGAGATTCCCGTGTTTCGTCTCAGACAAGCGCCAAACACACGGTAAAATACCGATCAGTGTTGACTGTCATGCTAGTTTAGTGATTGTTGATGTAGAACGCCTGCAGTCGACATGTCTATCAATCATCTCTCAATCTGTTGTCCAAGGAAGGATGTTCTACGTGCTGTAATGGAGTGCGTAGGTGTTGCCTGGTATAAGGTAATGTCACTCGTTTACACTGGATTTAGTTTTGCTGAGATCGCTTTACATTGCAGGCTCCAGAGGAGATTTTTACTTCACTGGACAAGCTACTCAGTAAGTTGTTTTGGTCATATGGCATCTGTTTGATATGTTTGCAGCACATCAATAAGTGGCATACTTCTATTGTTATTTGACGCATTATCTTGCTTTTACTTTATTTCTTGTATGTGACTCTTGCTTGCCTTTGCATATGCACGAGGACTTAGCACACAGCAAAACGACTGACACTGTATGATAgtgtcactttgtgtgtgtgtgtgtgtgtgtgtgtgtgtgtgtgtgtgtgtgtgtgtgtgtgtgtgtgtgtgtgtgtgtgtgtgtcactgtgtgtgtgtgtgtgtgtgtgtgtgtgtgtgtgtgtgtgtgtgtgtgtgtgtgtgtcactgtgtgtgtgtgtcgtgtggtgcgatagctcagttggttagagagtcatcttatgaagtgttgacatccgggaccttgaagggtcacaagttcaagtcacagtgatggcgagctatggtataatttccttaagcaagaaactaacacacatttccttctttcgactcaggagtataaatgagtacctggtcattgactggggtcttaagcggccattggctgtgacgtgacagacatcagccactggggtcctggtgagactttgggtggtCACACTAGAGTTGGCTttacaagtcggtgctcctgcgagtgcctggcccgtctccaggagtttgctagcgcacagggcccagcttaacaactggggcgtgacctctgagagacAGCTCCTGAAATTTAGGAtttttttaggtgtgtgtgtgtgtgtgtgtgtgtgtgtgtgtgtgtgtgtgtgtgtgtgtgtgtgtgtgtgtgtgtcagtgtgtgtgtgtcagtgtgtgtgtgtgtgtgtgtgtgtgtgtgtgtgtgtgtgtgtgtgtgtgtgtgtgtgtgtggcactgtgtgtgtgtgtgtgtgtgtgtgtgtgtgtgtgtgtgtgtgtgtgtgtgtgtgtgtgtgtgtgtgtgtgtgtgtgtgtgtgtgtgtgaatgccGGCTTACCTTAGACTTTATCTGTATATTTCTCACAGGACACATACAAGCTTCAACTCCATCTGGCAGTAGTCTGAATCTTGAAGTCAGCCGTGTTGTTCCTAAGAAAACTAAGGAAGCCAAAGGTACATCATCACATGCTGATGAGCATCATGTCAACTGAAAATATTGTTGCCTTCATAGCACTTGTGGTGGCTGTGCAAGAGAAGCAAGAAGAGCAGCTACGAACCTTCCAACCTATATTGCAAAGGAAATGGATGGCGGCCAGTCAAGGTCTAGCGACTTGCCTTCATGTGCAAGAACTAGTGCAACAATGgtcaataaatatttaattaatattattattagatgTCAGTTTGTGATACTTTCTTTGGTAGGTGGACTCAGCCTGTACAATTGATCAAAACTGATGTGGTGTTTGAAGGACTCACGTTACAGCAGTGGCTGGATCGATGGACCGTGCTTCTGTTGCAGTTTCGGCAATTGCAGTCACAACACCaacattagttaattattaagaaaTTATTGAGGTCCATGGTGGGTGGTCTGTATGTCCCAATAATGAACGGCTGTAAGTGTATATTGATCAATACACAGATATAACAAACGAGCATGTTGTGGACATTAGTCATACTCGATTATCTAAGTCGATTGAGTCAGTCACACTATTATAGGCCAGGTCAGACCTGATTCAACTCAGTAGTggtagtcacgtgacagttgGCACGTGGCTGTTGCAATGTGATataaaagggggaggggctggctgcgcgagactacgTTTTCACACGATTTACGTGCTCATGCATTTCGCAGGTGCTGTCATTAAGGTGGGATGACACGTGCAGGAGCAACCTTGTAATTTAGTGCGCTAGGACGATGTATCCGTTCGCACAGCTTTCACAACCTCGCGTTACGTCATGATCTAACGTCATCACCAGGAAGTTGTCTGTCAAGAGTGGGTAGTAGCACACACAACAGAGCTAGAGAGAAACCGACACCTGCGGTGGTTGTAGTACATGCGTGGATAGGTTTGTGGGTAGGTgcatatatgtacatacatttgCGTTAGCACCATAACATAAACCACAGTCCCACGCAATGGTTGATATCGTCTAACCACATCCGGTCCGTTATGTCGTTCTCTGACGTTGTCTTCTTATTCTCTTTCCTTTCTCTCTTTCTACGCGTCAACACAGCGAGCCACAACCTCACAATCGAAGGTACACGCTCTGTGAACAGAGCAACATGCTCACCAAACCTCCACCTCACTCTCCACTGACACCAGTCATTGTACCGCCTCATTGTGTCATGTCACCTGCCCCTTTGTAAAGCCCACTTGTTGTCTAGATGATCCTCGACTTCTATTCGAAGACTTTGTAGCCAAGTATGGACGCAAGTACGCGAACGAAAGCGAAAGACTGTACAGATTCGGAGTCTTCAAGGACAGCCTCACGCGTGTCAGAGCAAACAACGAGGATGAACCAGACAAACCATTTGGAATAACGAAATTCTCTGACTGGACTCCGGATGAGTTCAAATCTAGACTTCTTCGGTATCAACCTGATGCTACTGTTGATGAACGATCCATACGTGTGTATCAATATGATAGAGATAGTAGACTTCCTGCTAAGTACGATTGGAGGGATCATAGCCCACCGGTTGTTTCCAATGTTAAGAATCAGGGTGCATGTGGTTCTTGCTGGGCTTTCTCTGCTGTCGAGAATGTCGAAAGCATTTGGGCACTGCAGGGCAATCATACCCTCGTCAATCTATCAGTGCAGCAAGTTGTCGATTGTGATACTGTTGACTCGGGATGTGGAGGTGGCGATACAAAAACAGCATTTCgatatatacacaaacacgGCCTCGAACTCGCTAGTAGTTACCCGTACACGGCGAGCGACTCTAACTGCAAATTTCAATCGAATGAAGTCGTGGCTCACATCGATGGATACGAGTTTGCAACACGTGACGAAGATGAACACGCCATGCAGGCGTACCTAGTCAACAAAGCACcgctgtctatctgtgtggaTGCCTCATCGTGGCAGGATTACAGTGGAGGCATTCTTACCAGACAATGTGGCCGTTTGTTGGATCACTGTGTTATGATCACCGGGTACGACACTGTGAGCTCGCATCAGCCGTACTGGATTATACGGAACAGCTGGGGAGAGACCTGGGGAGAAGAGGGTTACCTCCGTGTCGTCATGTTTGAAGACAAATGTGGGCTAGCACAGGAGGCCACGTCCAGCTTTATTTCTACTTGAACATGGAGAGCACAGTCGAGCATTTTGAGTGTTTTTAGTGGGCTTTCTTTTTGTGTAGACGAGCACACTTGATTTACATTTTTATTAGAGGTATGCGCACAACTTGTTTACACGCTTGTTAGTCTTATAACATTTGAACACTTTGAAAACTGCAATTTATGCGTTGCTTATAAATCTTGGCAGAATTTGATGTCATAAGTTGTGTGTCTATAGGCTCCAGAATAGTGAACGAAAACGTAAGAAAGGAGGGCAGTGCGCTAAATCAAGAATACGTGTCATGCTATATACGGGAGAGTAAGTAAcagcacgtgactttcaagtttctgctgcCCGGATATCTAACTTTGATGTAGTGTGTAAACTCgctgctaatttttcagaacGGAATACTCGgttacatttttatttgtcttACACTAGCTATCAGaatactaacaatcaataatctaattATCAGCCCAGACAAAGAACGGGCTACTCTGTGCATTCTTATTGCTTTATTGCTGCCAGTGTTGGATAGCAGACCGGTACATAGTACAACACTATGTCTATATTTTTCGTATTGTAATTTACTCTTTTTATATTCATTATTGCATCAGTTCGTTTCTAGAAATAACTTCAATTGATCTCCTAgactaaaataattgaattaattcgcacgtgcatgcaatcGTTTAGACACTTGATCGCTTACTCGCTATCACTACAATCATCATTATCGCTATCATCAGTCTGATTCTGGAgtttcttcttccaatagtacTGGACTAGGAAGGGCTATTTGCTTGCTCGAATTGTTGCAATTTCTGAAACCATGCACATGCAACGGTACAGCACAAAGCAGCACGAAAGCACGAACATTGCTGTGTGGTGCAGCCGACATTGCACTTGCACACAAGCTCCAACAGTGCTTTCGGAGCAGGAAGCTGTGTCATACAGTAGACATGTATGTGAGAACCGTTTTCATCAGTTTCAACAATCCATCCGTGACCGTGCGGACTAGGCAGATTCTGCATAGAGTACAAAGCATTTTGTCCATACAAAACTTTGATAGCTAACCCGTAGTACATGCTGCCGAAGAGCATCTTGAGTCGGTGGCATCTGCTGCGCTTTCGAGCACTTCATGCGAAATAACTCGTACAGTACCGAACCTCGTTGACACTGGTACAAATTAAAAGTTGGCAAACCATAAAGATGGCATACAAACTTCTCACATTCAGTAAACAACTCTTCAGTTGGAGCCAAGCTGCATCCTAATCTGGTCATCGCAAGGCGTAAACAGTCGTTTTGAGAAGCTTTAATAAGCGAAAGATCGTTGCCTTTCCAACAAAGGCACTCGTCGTGTCGCATCCAGAAAAAGCGCTTAGCGCAGAGAGCTCAGCAGACATGTCTTCGCCTAAATTGACAGCGATGTCTGTAAGACTAATGCAACGGCGTCGTAGTTTTGTGCCAGTGAGCCATGCATAGCAATGATACGTTGATTGTGATCGCTTCTGTTTGCTGGTATTCCGTTGACAAATAAGTATAACGCACAAAGCAAAATTTGATGTTGGAATTGCGTTTCTTCTTGATCTTTCCTGAGCAGGTAGGGTTGTTTGGCTAGCCGTTGCATCTTGCACCACAGTAGCTATAGGTTGCTGCTTTCGAATGAACCGctcaatgttaattaactttatttgTGTATTCTCGGTAACACTTTCGATGGTAGAAACTTCTAGGTGGATCAGTTTGTGTCACAGCACAATTTGAGAAGAGCGCATGCGATTTGTCTCCTCGGATAGTGGCTACCTCGTGCATGCAAGCGAATCCAACTCTGCTAAGAAACTGCTACCAACTTTGTGTCTAGACCACTCAGAACTTTCCCGCTGGAACGACAAATGCATTTGCTCCAACTAGAATGTGGTACTTTTGCGGCTGGAAGATTCAAACTTGCCGAAACTGCATATAATTCCTCTGCAGATGACCACTGCCTGCTTGACCACTTAAATCGACTTCCATTACCACAAAATTATGATGCTGATAGATATATCTATCCTAGATAGAAAAGTAGACGGTGCTCGGTACACAAATTGATTCAAAGACAGTTGTGTTCACTATCAGTGTATTTCAAAGACAACAATAGATAAAAACTAGATCGaatacaaggtaaacaaatttCGCTCTACGCAGAAATTAAACGAATAAACAAAGTCTGCAGCTAAAGTAATTCTAGCTAAACACTGATTGATCTCGAAGTGACACTATGACTCAACAGCGATGGACGCATTACATGAACTTCCAAGACTTGAACCAACGTGAACTTTAGTAAGTCATCGGTCAAAAAACCGGTTGGTACGTGTACGTACACGCCGAAGAGAAAGGTCAAAGTAAGTCGTCTCCTCACATCCGGTTTTTAGGTATTCTTGCCCCTGGTAAAAGTTAGTACAAAGCAAGTGTCGAGCAAACAACCGCGAACATCCATTTTTGAATTGTATACTTATAGAACAAAGCTAATCTACAAAGAAAATAACGTCCACGGGGGGGAGGTCGAAACAAGTTGTTTCTGAAGCAGCTAGCCAGATCGGCTCCTAGACTACAAGGTGCCGGAATCTACAGTAGTTTGCGGTATCTATTTAATGTCATTGTACTAGAAAATTTGTGCCCAATAAAACTACCTACCATATCCGAAACCGAAAATGTCCGAGACTTTATAAAGGGCACTACAAATTGGCATTTTAGAAAATATATTTAGCGTGCGCTATTCATTTCTAACCACTAGTACAAGCACAAGTAGCTTTTTTGTCGCGAGGAACCCCATTCGAGTGTGACGACAGCAAACTCGGGAAACCCTAAGACCTACCTAATGGAATCGAAAGTAGAACAAACCACTTCCGCAACAACAATTCTTAAAGGCGCGCCAACGATGGCCGGGCACACGAGCGAGGGCGTGTCTACACTAGACACATCAAATCACTACAGTTACCTGTACAATTACGTGGTTACCCGCATGGCAACCCTATatctacaggtacagtacaaagGTCGCATACATCCCAGCGCGTCACACGCTACAGTGTCGACATGACGGACCAACAAGCAGCCCGATTTTCTCACGAATCCGCCGTCATCGGCTCACGCACATGGATGTGGGGTGGTGCGAACCACACCCACTGCTTCTCTCGATCCCACGTCGAAGTCTACGACCCAATCGAGAAGACATGGACGCAACACGAAGCTCAAGCCACCACCGACGACAACATGCCGCCACCGAGCATGGGCAGTCGTTGTACGCCTGTAGGCAACACGATCTATTCATTTGGTGGACAGAGTCCTGCGGTTGGGTACCTTAGTGATCTCTATGCGTTGGATACTGACGCAGTGATGTGGAGGAGAGTGACCGCGGTGGGTGAGAGGCCGCCGGCACTGAGGCATTGTGGTCTGTGTTCGACGGACGGgaagttgtttgtgtttggtggGTATGGGCCGCGTGTGGGTGAGGAGAGTCTGAAGGATGGAGCTCAATGGGTGGAGATGGGAGACGGAAAGGGAGTTAATAATGGGTTCTATGAGTTTGATATACAATTGGGTGAgtgagcgtgtgtgtttgGAGTTGACGTTGGATTTTTGAAATGTGAAATAGATATCCACAGTTTGTGAATATCTTGTTTAGTAAGTTGTTGAGACCGTCCCGATGTTTGTATGGTTTACTGCGTACACGTGTAGGGTCATCTCCAGGCATAATACGAATTCATCcgacttctgtctgtctgtctgtgtctgtttgtttgtctgtctgtgtatgtgtctctTCATacagtctgcctgtctgtctgtgctggTTTGCCTTTCAGCCGGCTGCTtaagacgtgtgactgtggaactGAGCTGGATCGCGAGGGCTACCACCTtttgacatgtaaatatggaggtggacctgtgtggacgCATAACTCCATAGTGTCTGCATGGAGTGATTGCCTAAGCGATTTACTCATTCCCCATCAAATAGAACCGAGACAGCGATTTGTAGACAACGAAAACCGGCCTGACATCACGCTTTACGACACTGACACTGGGATcacaaaagaatgtgatgtttcgatagctcacccttggagcaaagatattattaaaggtgcagccagagaaggtggccatgcagcagctaaacgagaggcagcaaagtcaaaaaaatactcagaggaatcgcttgcggatggatcgaagcctatagttgtcccactcgtctttgaacacttcggcagatggggcttaaaggctgacgagctgatgaatgaactggggaagaaggcgagaggctttgatggaagaagaattgcggtagagtttaaaaccttctggaggaaaagactgtctattactcttcaaaaatgcaacagcagagtgattttgcggaagctgtcaaggctttctgtgcgctcattaggagatgacagtgttttgggagtagatagagacattcagtgttttactcattagcaatagtctcggactacaagtagaacatttcattttaacaataactgtttgtagtagtgaagattgttgacaataaacttgatcctgtctgtctgtctgtctgtctgactgtccatacctgcctgcttgtctgtccatagtctgtctgtctgtctgtctgtgtacctgtctgtccatacgtATATGTGATAacagtatgtttgtatgtccatacctacctgcttgtctgtttgtctgtccatatgaatatgtttgtctctctgtctgtctatccatacctatatttctgtctgtctgtttgtctgcctgtctgtccatacttgcctgcctgcctgtctgtccatacctgcctgtctgtcagtcagtctgtccatacatatatgtctgtctgtctgtctgtctgtccacacgtgtatatataaaataacAGTAATaacagtatgtatgtaagtatgtaagtatgtatgtatgtatgcatgtatgtatatatgttgatacgtatatgtctgtctgcctgcctgcctgtctgtctgtctgtctgtcagtaaaATACATCACAATGATCCCTATACATGTATAGCAACTAGCTGTTCTAAATCTGTGTCAAAAAGTGGCATGAGTAAAGCCAATTTACCCAAAATCAAAACAGAAATGTGTGATAGAATGCATTGACCTTAGCATCATAAAACTGACATGGTGTTTAGAATGTAACACAATCTCAGGATCAAAACAGAATTACATACGGGTTGAGTTGTATTTGGGCCATGTATATACAaaccagtgtggaaaataggttTTTACTTTGGCTAGGGCAGACTGAGcctaggtaggacattcttgtatggtgtcaCATGTATAACTATGTGCCttccctactgcagccattgcGCATGTAacaacttccaagggagaaatggtgttaaagacagctgaggttttctctagataaagcatgctaggaagcacctaagttcatgaaattaacagttacaccattggaaaggccatcacgtgataagagacaaggtttacactatcgtGTATGCGTACAGGTGGATGTTGTGTCCAAACATGTCCCAACATtagtgcagtatttggtcggacaaacaacacatttggtgggacattgtcctacGTCTACCGTTAACTTCCACGCTGCAAACGGTTCTCGCAATATAATGCAACAGAATGTATCCAGGATTTCCCATTATCATCATTGTGACTTCATGTAGCAATcgccgacagacagacagcaaagcaaACTACGTGCTATTAGAATGGTCTCTCACTTGATTGCATTTACACATACAATCATTGCCATCAGTGTGTAGTATTGgattaatataaataacaaTATGATCTCGTATGATATGATATACATTTCAGTCACACCAGGAATGGTTCATTATGTGTGTAGGAGTATGGAGTCACATTAAGAGCTCGGAACACAGACCGTCACCTCGGAACGGACACACGCTATCTGCAGTGGGAAACAAACTGATTTTATTCGGAGGCCGAGGAGCCGATAACAACAAACTATCCGACGTCCACATTTACAACATCATCACAAAGGTGAGATCCAATACTCAAACAAAATAACAGAAAATGTATTAGTGATGATGGTAGAAATGGAGCGGTCCTATTGACACATCGAGCCCTTGGCCTCAGCCCCGGTttttccacactgcgtctCCGATACACAGCAACGATCATGGCTCTGTCATTGTGGTATTAGGAGGGATAGGTGGAGACAGCAAGCCATGCACCGATGAAGCGTATCTCTTTGATGTCGAATCATTGAGGTGGTATCAGGTCAGTTGACCACGGTGATCTCTGCATGTACAATGAGATGACAGACTGTGCATTGAAGATTAGACACCACGGAATGGCCTTGGATCGATACCATCATACGACTTGCTGTCACGTGAGTCAAGTCGATGGAGAACGGGTGGTTTATGTGACAGTCTTTGGGGGATCATTCAGTCCTAAGCAAACTGCACAGCCGGTGTCTGCGTTTAGTTCTTTCATCCTTGGTAAGTGAGACTATGTAGTATccgtattgatattaacttgcTATGATAATTTTTTAGGGCCGGAGAACCAAGCTTACATGGCGTGCGAAGTGAAGCGGCTGCAAGACCAGGTTGCTCGTCTGAGAAGGCGGTCACTTATGAAGGAGATGGATGAGGTGATCAGTAGACCGGAGGAGAATATCACTCATCATGTGAGTTGGCAGCAACAAATCGATGGCTTTGAACTTTGACTGCTACACgaaccacacatgcacacacatgcacacatgtacacatgcacacacacagtgacacacacacacacacacacacacacacacacacacacacacacacacacacacacacacacacacacacactggacaaatgttaagccctccacgtctttcgacgtcgaccttgaggtcagttgcggagatagctccccctgcctctagagacagggcctccatgcgctacgtggagtcttggggccagcgctacaatccacctggagcttggccagagttaTCCAGGGGCATTGACaatggcacagctctgggactggacaccaaggcccacacgtatccgtctgctgcatgatgttgctgccaagccagtggtctgtccaccccagtcaatgaccaggtactcatttatactcctgagtcactAGACACTGAGACACTAGAATCTCGAGGTCTGTCTCAACAAAAACGCTGGTAATTATAAAGACCTTGTTGTTTGAGAGTCTGGtgacaaaactgacatggaATCCTTGAAGTGGTAGAATGACAATGTTGGTGACTAATCAAACCTGCCTTGTTAAATGCCTGAAATGAACAGCCAGGGTGGGTAATGTTTTTACGAGTAGTTGTTCATGTCGTCATTTTCTGTCATCACTGAGgctcttctctttgtcttctgCTTCCTTGTTGAAATGCTCTCCACTACTTTTGATGATGGAGCGCCAAGTGTTGCGCTCTACAGCTTTCTTTTTCCAGGATTCCAACAAGTTACACTGTTTGAGGTCACCAGATACAACATCATTCCAACAACGTTTTTGTCCTCCAACATTTCGCTTGCAACCAACAGGAACAGACACAAGAAGCTGCTTGGGTAAGCAATCATTGGACATCCTTGAGAGATGtccaagaaaatgaagacaatgTTGTAAGTGAATCGATGAGATCCTTTGCTGTTTGGCTATCTTGCGTATCGTAGTGTGACACTTCTGCTCCCTGACTGAGATTCCCAGTATGATTTGAAGGCAATGAATCAAAAAGGACTCAAGACGACGAACATGAGGCTGAAGGACAGTGAACTCGAGACCATACAGCAAGATTGGAAGAATCACACTGTTTAAAAGACAA is a genomic window of Corticium candelabrum chromosome 11, ooCorCand1.1, whole genome shotgun sequence containing:
- the LOC134186677 gene encoding uncharacterized protein LOC134186677 isoform X2 — encoded protein: MKLEEFQLQSTLLSAHSAARQQQASVYNEFTKRIKGRQAAVKGPREKEVTYCHSESVTTPGRVKLESTCTKQVRDVCESIGKYLLELNDSKEDESDEIRKELQDKKDRIWTDLERVLSEHLLPEVLQSLLEVSHTGCQDLSEQTNKVNIRKDAENLRFKYEEGHLKDMSSPKPFMESVKELIEGLQRDHIRCFLDHQEAANEFWRGRERLLQLEGKLDGMLSMSNEAVVSPVIRLLISCRVEIAGEAAALQYRRQLVDEFLSERTAKQRSAAQLKSIRDRIQNFMALSQEKQSLIQLLVKQNCAAKQHKVSQKAELMQYIQGTLNGHSHHISSLGASLRDCVTQGVNRFLEIPVFRLRQAPNTRTPAVDMSINHLSICCPRKDVLRAVMECVGVAWYKAPEEIFTSLDKLLRHIQASTPSGSSLNLEVSRVVPKKTKEAKALVVAVQEKQEEQLRTFQPILQRKWMAASQGLATCLHVQELVQQWWTQPVQLIKTDVVFEGLTLQQWLDRWTVLLLQFRQLQSQHQH
- the LOC134186619 gene encoding uncharacterized protein LOC134186619; translated protein: MSFSDVVFLFSFLSLFLRVNTASHNLTIEDDPRLLFEDFVAKYGRKYANESERLYRFGVFKDSLTRVRANNEDEPDKPFGITKFSDWTPDEFKSRLLRYQPDATVDERSIRVYQYDRDSRLPAKYDWRDHSPPVVSNVKNQGACGSCWAFSAVENVESIWALQGNHTLVNLSVQQVVDCDTVDSGCGGGDTKTAFRYIHKHGLELASSYPYTASDSNCKFQSNEVVAHIDGYEFATRDEDEHAMQAYLVNKAPLSICVDASSWQDYSGGILTRQCGRLLDHCVMITGYDTVSSHQPYWIIRNSWGETWGEEGYLRVVMFEDKCGLAQEATSSFIST